The proteins below are encoded in one region of Balaenoptera acutorostrata chromosome 11, mBalAcu1.1, whole genome shotgun sequence:
- the SPRYD4 gene encoding SPRY domain-containing protein 4, producing MALPFGRSLCLCRWGAKRLGVAAVDARRGVSFKLEEKTAHSSLALFKGDTGVKYGMVGLEPTKLALNVERFREWAVVLADTAITSGRHYWEVTVKRSQQFRIGVTDVDISRDSCIGVDDRSWVFIYAQRKWHTMLANEKAPIEGIGQPEKVGLLLEYEAQKLSLVDVSRVAVVHTLQTDFRGPVVPAFALWDGELLTHSGLEVPEGL from the exons ATGGCGCTGCCCTTTGGTCGTTCGTTGTGCCTGTGCCGCTGGGGAGCCAAACGATTGGGGGTTGCCGCCGTAGATGCCCGCAGAG GCGTCAGTTTCAAACTGGAAGAAAAGACCGCTCACAGCAGCCTGGCACTCTTCAAAGGTGACACAGGTGTCAAATACGGCATGGTGGGATTGGAACCCACAAAATTGGCCCTGAATGTGGAGCGCTTCCGGGAGTGGGCAGTGGTGCTGGCAGACACAGCGATTACCAGTGGCAGGCACTACTGGGAGGTGACAGTGAAGCGCTCCCAGCAATTCCGGATAGGAGTGACAGACGTGGATATTTCCCGGGATAGCTGCATCGGTGTTGACGATCGTTCCTGGGTGTTCATCTATGCTCAGCGCAAGTGGCACACCATGTTGGCCAACGAGAAAGCCCCTATTGAGGGCATTGGGCAGCCAGAGAAGGTGGGGCTGCTGCTGGAGTATGAGGCCCAGAAGCTGAGTCTGGTGGATGTGAGCCGGGTTGCTGTGGTCCACACACTACAGACAGATTTCCGGGGTCCCGTGGTGCCTGCTTTTGCCCTCTGGGATGGAGAGCTGCTGACCCATTCGGGGCTTGAGGTGCCTGAAGGCCTCTAG
- the MIP gene encoding lens fiber major intrinsic protein: MWELRAASFWRAIFAEFFATLFYVFFGLGASLRWTPGPLHILQVALAFGLALATLVQAVGHISGAHVNPAVTFAFLVGSQMSLLRAFCYMAAQLLGAVAGAAVLYSVTPTAVRGNLALNTLHPGVSVGQATIVEIFLTLQFVLCIFATYDERRNGRLGSVALAVGFSLTLGHLFGMYYTGAGMNPARSFAPAILTRNFTNHWVYWVGPIIGAGLGSLLYDFLLCPRLKSVSERLSILKGARPSESNGQPEGTGEPVELKTQAL, translated from the exons ATGTGGGAACTGCGGGCAGCCTCCTTCTGGAGGGCCATATTTGCTGAGTTCTTTGCCACCCTCTTCTATGTCTTCTTCGGGCTAGGGGCCTCACTGCGTTGGACCCCTGGACCACTGCATATCTTGCAGGTGGCTTTGGCCTTTGGCCTGGCCCTGGCTACACTGGTGCAGGCTGTGGGCCACATCAGTGGAGCCCATGTCAATCCTGCAGTCACTTTCGCCTTCCTTGTGGGCTCCCAGATGTCCCTGCTCCGTGCCTTCTGCTACATGGCAGCCCAACTCCTGGGAGCCGTGGCTGGGGCTGCCGTGCTGTACAGTGTTACCCCGACTGCCGTCCGAGGAAACCTAGCACTTAACACG TTGCATCCTGGGGTGAGTGTGGGCCAGGCCACCATAGTGGAGATCTTCCTGACGCTCCAGTTCGTGCTCTGCATCTTTGCCACATACGACGAGAGGCGGAATGGCCGCCTGGGCTCCGTGGCCCTGGCCGTTGGCTTCTCCCTCACCCTGGGGCACCTCTTTGGG ATGTATTATACTGGTGCAGGCATGAACCCTGCCCGCTCCTTTGCTCCTGCCATTCTTACCAGAAACTTCACCAACCACTGG GTGTACTGGGTGGGCCCAATCATTGGAGCAGGCCTGGGCAGTCTCCTTTATGACTTTCTCCTCTGCCCCCGGCTCAAGAGTGTTTCTGAGAGACTGTCTATTCTCAAGGGTGCCAGGCCCAGTGAATCCAATGGACAACCAGAGGGCACAGGGGAACCTGTTGAACTGAAGACCCAGGCCCTGTAA
- the TIMELESS gene encoding protein timeless homolog translates to MDLNMMNCELLATCSALGYLEGDTYHKEPDCLESVKDLIRYLRHEDETRDVRQQLGAAQILQSDLLPILTQHRQDQSLFHAVIRLMVNLTQPALLCFGSVPKEPSFRHHFLQVLAYLQAYKEAFASEKAFGVLSETLYELLQLGWEERQEEDSLLIERILLLVRNVLHVPADLDQEKRIDDDASVHDRLLWAIHLSGLDDLLLFLASATAEHQWSLHVLEIISLMFRDQNPEQLAGVGQGRLAQERRTAVAELEVLRQREMAEKKTRALQRGNRHSRFGGSYIVQGLKSIGERDLIFHKGLHNLQNYTSDLGKQPRRVPKRRQAARELSVQRRSALNVRLFLRDFCSEFLENCYNRLMGSVKDHLLREKAQQHDETYYMWALAFFMAFNRAASFRPGLVSETLSVRTFHFIEQNLTKYYEMMLTDRKEATSWARRMHLALKAYQELLATVNEMNVSPDEAVRESSRIIQNNIFYVMEYRELFLALFRKFDERCQPRSFLRDLVETTHLFLKMLERFCRSRGNMMVQNKRKKRKKKKKVLDQSVASGNVPYSPEELESVWPSLAEQLQCCAQDPELSLDSMVPFDAASEVPVEEQRAEAMVRIQDCLLAGQAPQALTLLRSAREVWPEGDVFGSQNISPEEEIQLLKQIFWAPLPRQQGPEEQGAEEEDEEEEEEEELHVVEVLEKEFNFLDYLKRFANSTVIQAYVLLLRSYKQNSAHTNHCVVKMLHRLAYDLKMEALLFQLSLFCLFNRLLSDPAAGAYKELVTFARYILGKFFALAAVNQKAFVELLFWKNTAVVREMTEGYGSLDGGSSSRRCPVWSPEEEAQLQELYLAHKDVEGQDVVDTILAHLKTAPRTRKQVIHHLVQLGLADSVKDFQRKGTQIVLWTEDQELELQRLFEEFQDSDDVLGNIMKNITAKRSRARIVDKLLALGLVAERRELYKKRRKKLAPSSLPNEEESLNDFCQEDLEEEENLPEEESEEDEEKEEGSEAEQTHSGSVLSTQNLGQNLHQEGFSAPLLWLQNCLIRAAEDREEVGCSQAVPLVPLTEENEEAMENEQFQQLLQKLRVRPPASGQETFWRIPAKLSPTQLRRMAASLSQPEEEEKLQPGLEPKVPGEQGPEEEHQQEEAHQQEEERQKEHRAHAPRALLSARKKKAGLVSPEEEGTDGGKEQLKVAPKKRQLLDSDEEKEEDEGGSKAPELGAPGIRKKKRFQIEDDDESD, encoded by the exons ATGGACTTGAACATGATGAATTGTGAACTTCTAGCCACATGCAGTGCTCTTGGGTACTTGGAGGGAGACACTTACCACAAGGAGCCAGATTGCTTAG AGAGTGTGAAGGATTTGATCCGCTACTTGAGGCATGAGGATGAGACGCGAGATGTACGGCAGCAGCTGGGGGCAGCGCAAATCCTGCAGAGCGACCTCCTACCCATCCTTACCCAGCACCGCCAGGACCAGTCTCTCTTTCATGCTGTCATCAG GCTGATGGTGAACTTGACACAACCAGCCTTGCTCTGTTTTGGCAGCGTGCCCAAGGAGCCCAGCTTCCGGCACCACTTTCTGCAGGTGCTAGCGTACTTGCAGGCCTACAAAGAG GCCTTTGCCAGTGAAAAGGCTTTTGGAGTCCTCAGTGAAACGTTGTATGAGCTGCTGCAGCTG ggctgggaggagcGGCAGGAGGAAGACAGCTTGCTGATTGAGCGGATCCTGCTGCTGGTCAGAAATGTTCTCCATGTCCCAGCCGACCTTGATCAGGAGAAG AGGATCGATGATGACGCCAGTGTCCACGACCGGCTTCTCTGGGCGATTCACCTCAGTGGCCTGGACGACCTGCTCCTCTTCCTGGCCAGCGCAACTGCGGAGCATCAGTGGAGCCTCCATGTGCTGGAGATCATCTCCCTTATGTTTCGTGACCAG AACCCTGAGCAGCTGGCAGGAGTAGGGCAGGGACGCTTAGCTCAGGAGCGGAGGACAGCTGTGGCAGAACTGGAGGTGTTGCGCCAGCGAGAGATGGCAGAAAAGAAGACTCGAGCCCTGCAGCGAGGCAACAG gCATTCTCGATTTGGGGGCTCCTACATTGTCCAGGGCTTGAAATCCATTGGGGAGAGGGACCTCATCTTTCACAAAGGTCTCCACAAT CTCCAAAACTACACTTCAGATTTGGGAAAGCAGCCCCGACGGGTACCTAAACGTCGCCAGGCTGCCCGGGAGCTGTCCGTTCAGCGCCGCTCTGCCCTCAACGTGAGACTCTTTCTCAGAGACTTCTGCTCTGAGTTCCTGGAGAACTGTTACAACCGGCTCATGGGCTCGGTGAAG GACCACCTGCTTCGGGAGAAGGCTCAGCAGCACGATGAGACCTACTACATGTGGGCTTTGGCTTTCTTCATGGCCTTCAACCGAGCTGCCTCCTTCCGGCCAGGCCTGGTTTCTGAGACCCTCAGTGTCCGCACCTTCCACTTCATTGAGCAGAACCTCACCAAGTACTATGAGATGATGCTGACCGACCGCAAGGAAGCCACCTCCTGGGCACGCCG GATGCACCTGGCTCTGAAGGCCTATCAGGAGCTGCTGGCCACAGTGAATGAGATGAATGTGTCCCCAGACGAGGCTGTGAGGGAGAGCAGCCGCATCATCCAGA ACAACATTTTCTATGTGATGGAGTACCGAGAGCTCTTCCTGGCACTCTTTCGAAAGTTTGATGAGAGATGCCAGCCCCGCTCTTTCCTTCGTGACCTGGTGGAAACCACCCACCTCTTCCTCAAGATGTTGGAGCGGTTCTGTCGGAGCCGTGGGAACATGATGGTGCAG AACAAacgaaagaagagaaagaagaaaaagaaggtccTAGATCAGTCCGTAGCTTCTGGTAATGTCCCCTACAGCCCAGAGGAACTGGAGTCTGTGTGGCCCTCCCTGGCCGAGCAGCTACAGTGCTGTGCCCAG GATCCTGAGCTCAGTTTGGACTCCATGGTTCCCTTTGATGCGGCCTCAGAGGTGCCCGTGGAAGAACAGCGGGCAGAAGCCATGGTGCGGATCCAAGACTGTCTCCTGGCTGGCCAGGCCCCACAGGCCCTGACCCTTCTTAGGTCTGCCCG GGAGGTCTGGCCAGAAGGAGATGTGTTTGGCTCTCAGAACATTTCCCCAGAGGAGGAGATTCAGCTGCTGAAGCAAATCTTCTGGGCCCCGCTTCCCC GGCAGCAGGGGCCAGAGGAACagggggcagaggaagaagatgaagaagaggaggaggaggaagagttgCACGTGGTCGAGGTGTTGGAGAAAGAATTTAACTTTCTGGACTACCTGAAACG CTTTGCAAACTCAACTGTCATCCAAGCCTACGTGCTGCTGCTGCGGAGCTACAAGCAAAATAGCGCCCACACCAACCACTGTGTCGTCAAGATGCTGCACCGGCTGGCCTATGATCTCAAAATGGAAGCCCTGCTTTTCCAGCTTTCCCTCTTCTGCCTTTTCAATCGTCTGCTTAGCGACCCTGCTGCTGGGGCCTACAAA GAGCTAGTGACTTTTGCCAGATACATCCTGGGCAAGTTCTTTGCATTGGCCGCGGTCAACCAAAAAGCCTTTGTGGAGCTGCTGTTCTGGAAGAACACAGCTGTGGTTCGAGAGATGACTGAGGGCTATGGCTCCCTGGATGGCGG ATCTTCTAGTCGCAGATGCCCTGtgtggagcccagaggaggaggCCCAGCTTCAGGAACTGTACCTTGCCCATAAGGATGTGGAAG GTCAGGATGTGGTGGACACCATCTTGGCACACCTGAAAACTGCTCCTCGGACACGCAAGCAGGTCATCCACCATCTGGTACAGCTGGGACTGGCTGACAGCGTCAAGGACTTCCAGAG GAAAGGAACCCAGATTGTACTGTGGACGGAAGATCAGGAGCTGGAGCTGCAGCGGCTTTTTGAGGAGTTCCAGGACTCTGATG atGTGCTGGGTAATATCATGAAGAACATCACAGCCAAACGCTCACGGGCCCGAATAGTGGATAAACTGCTGGCTCTGGGGCTGGTGGCTGAGCGGCGGGAGCTGTACAAGAAACGCCGGAAGAAGTTGGCGCCCTCAAGCTTG CCTAATGAAGAGGAGTCCTTGAACGATTTTTGCCAGGAAGAtctagaagaagaggaaaacctGCCAGAGGAAGAGAGTGAAGAggatgaagagaaagaggagggctcAGAAGCAGAACAAACCCACAGTGGCTCCGTCCTTTCAACTCAAAACCTTGGGCAAAACCTGCATCAGGAAG GCTTTTCTGCTCCCCTCCTGTGGCTCCAGAACTGCCTCATTCGAGCAGCGGAAGATCGGGAGGAGGTTG GCTGCTCTCAGGCAGTTCCACTGGTGCCACTGACAGAAGAAAATGAGGAAGCAATGGAAAATGAACAGTTTCAGCAGCTGTTGCAAAAGCTAAGGGTTCGGCCTCCTGCCTCTGGGCAG GAAACCTTCTGGCGAATTCCAGCCAAGCTGAGTCCCACCCAGCTCCGGAGGATGGCAGCTTCTTTGAGCCAACCAGAGGAGGAGGAAAAGCTTCAGCCAGGATTAGAACCTAAGGTCCCTGGAGAGCAAGGCCCTGAGGAGGAGCACCAACAGGAAGAGGCGCACCAACAGGAGGAGGAGCGCCAAAAGGAGCATCGAGCACATGCCCCGAGGGCCCTCCTGTCAGCCCGGAAAAAGAAAGCAGGCCTGGTGTCCCCAGAGG AGGAAGGGACTGATGGTGGGAAAGAGCAGCTGAAAGTGGCACCCAAGAAGCGACAGCTGCTGGACAGCgatgaggaaaaggaggaagatgaGGGCGGGAGCAAAG CACCAGAGTTGGGAGCTCCAGGAATCCGGAAGAAGAAGCGGTTTCAGATTGAGGATGACGATGAGAGCGACTGA